In Wolinella succinogenes DSM 1740, a single genomic region encodes these proteins:
- a CDS encoding response regulator yields the protein MTSEHPLKVLVVEDETILALQLKLSLQRFGFSISGIKAKGEEAILHAKEHSPDLILMDIHLQGNLQGTQAGALIWERYRIPIIFLTSYCDDKTLKEAMACEPYGYLIKPFREGELKATLQAAWNKHCRLLQHSKESTKAPTALGFGYAFDSLGAQLLWEGKAIKLTGNEIRFFEILSERPGHTVSFEVLLDLIWGESHADPTRLRNLVYRLRQKLHPALIENVFEAGYRLHV from the coding sequence TTGACATCCGAGCACCCCCTTAAGGTTTTAGTCGTTGAAGATGAGACGATCCTAGCCCTCCAACTCAAGCTCTCTCTTCAACGCTTTGGATTCTCTATCAGCGGAATCAAAGCCAAAGGAGAGGAGGCGATTCTTCACGCCAAAGAGCACTCTCCCGACTTGATTCTCATGGATATTCACCTCCAAGGCAATCTCCAAGGCACTCAAGCAGGCGCACTCATCTGGGAGAGGTATCGCATCCCCATCATCTTTTTGACCTCTTATTGCGATGACAAGACGCTCAAAGAGGCGATGGCGTGCGAACCTTACGGCTATCTAATCAAACCCTTTAGAGAGGGGGAGCTCAAAGCCACGCTTCAAGCCGCTTGGAATAAACACTGCCGCCTCCTGCAACACTCCAAAGAATCCACCAAGGCACCGACTGCGCTAGGATTTGGCTATGCCTTTGATTCTCTAGGGGCTCAACTCCTTTGGGAAGGAAAGGCGATCAAGCTCACAGGAAATGAGATTCGCTTTTTTGAGATTCTGAGCGAGCGTCCTGGGCATACTGTGAGCTTTGAGGTTTTGCTTGATCTCATTTGGGGAGAATCGCATGCCGATCCCACAAGACTCAGGAATCTCGTCTATCGTCTGCGCCAAAAGCTCCATCCCGCCCTCATCGAAAATGTTTTTGAAGCAGGTTATCGACTCCATGTTTAA